A genomic region of Kribbella sp. NBC_00382 contains the following coding sequences:
- a CDS encoding aminotransferase class III-fold pyridoxal phosphate-dependent enzyme yields MTATLPADQSAQASATPDWLAGRSVPDVRTALPGPLSAAIVERDLAITSRSLPRAYPLVPQRGHGLAIEDADGNLFLDFNAGIAVNSTGHCHPRVVEAVKQQTETLLHYSASDFYLPIYSEMCSALAATAPMSDPVRVFLSNSGAEAVEGALKLARYSTGRPYVISFFGAFHGRSMGAVTLTASKAKYHKGFGPLLPGVLHAPYAFNGRDPITGAPVHDEEATFDYLENTLFRYQVSPSEVAAIFVEPIQGEGGYIVPPAAWMARLRELCDRYGILLVADEVQSGAGRTGKMWAIEHQDVEPDVLISAKGLASGLPLGAFMARAELMESWPAGAHGSTYGGSPIPCAAGLATLEVIHEEGLLANADTIGRQLMTGLRELQQKFPEQIVDVRGLGLMIGVEFRTAEQANAVQQRAFERGLLVLECGETSIRMSPPLVVTAAQAQTALELFGAALAG; encoded by the coding sequence ATGACCGCGACCCTCCCCGCAGACCAGTCAGCCCAGGCATCCGCCACGCCCGACTGGCTGGCCGGCCGCTCGGTCCCGGACGTACGGACCGCACTGCCCGGCCCGCTCTCCGCGGCCATCGTCGAGCGCGATCTCGCCATCACCAGCCGCTCGCTGCCGCGTGCCTACCCGCTGGTCCCGCAGCGCGGCCACGGACTCGCGATCGAGGACGCCGACGGCAACCTGTTCCTCGACTTCAACGCCGGTATCGCGGTCAACTCGACCGGCCACTGCCACCCGCGCGTCGTCGAGGCGGTCAAGCAGCAGACCGAGACCCTGCTGCACTACTCGGCGAGCGACTTCTACCTGCCGATCTACTCGGAGATGTGCTCGGCGCTGGCCGCGACGGCGCCGATGAGCGATCCGGTCCGGGTGTTCCTGAGCAACTCCGGCGCCGAGGCGGTCGAAGGGGCGCTCAAGCTCGCCCGGTACTCGACCGGACGCCCGTACGTGATCAGCTTCTTCGGCGCCTTCCACGGCCGCAGCATGGGCGCGGTCACCCTGACCGCGTCGAAGGCCAAGTACCACAAGGGATTCGGCCCGTTGCTGCCCGGCGTGCTGCACGCGCCGTACGCGTTCAACGGGCGGGACCCGATCACGGGGGCTCCCGTCCACGACGAGGAGGCGACGTTCGACTACCTGGAGAACACGCTTTTCCGTTACCAGGTTTCGCCGAGCGAGGTGGCGGCGATCTTCGTCGAGCCGATCCAGGGTGAGGGCGGCTACATCGTCCCGCCGGCGGCGTGGATGGCACGGCTGCGCGAGCTCTGCGATCGGTACGGCATCCTGCTGGTCGCCGACGAGGTGCAGTCCGGCGCGGGACGTACCGGCAAGATGTGGGCGATCGAGCACCAGGACGTCGAGCCGGATGTCCTGATCAGCGCCAAGGGTCTCGCCTCCGGCCTGCCGTTGGGTGCGTTCATGGCCCGCGCCGAGCTGATGGAGAGCTGGCCGGCCGGCGCCCACGGCTCGACGTACGGCGGTAGCCCGATCCCGTGCGCCGCCGGGCTGGCCACGCTCGAGGTGATCCACGAGGAGGGGCTGCTCGCCAACGCCGACACCATCGGCCGGCAGTTGATGACCGGACTGCGCGAGCTGCAGCAGAAGTTCCCCGAGCAGATCGTCGACGTCCGCGGGCTCGGCCTGATGATCGGCGTCGAGTTCCGGACCGCCGAGCAGGCCAATGCCGTTCAGCAGCGTGCGTTCGAGCGCGGGCTGCTCGTGCTCGAGTGTGGCGAGACCTCGATCCGGATGTCGCCGCCGCTGGTGGTGACGGCCGCTCAGGCCCAGACCGCGCTGGAGCTGTTCGGCGCCGCACTGGCCGGATAA